In Candidatus Omnitrophota bacterium, a single window of DNA contains:
- a CDS encoding SemiSWEET transporter, whose amino-acid sequence MFWTIIGILAAILTTFSFIPQIARSLRTRSVKDVSLITLFQLSAGVFLWIIYGIYRKDPIIILANAVTLLTLSWLIFLYFKFGLPKKERD is encoded by the coding sequence ATGTTCTGGACAATTATTGGTATTTTAGCAGCTATTTTAACCACCTTTTCTTTTATCCCGCAGATAGCCAGGTCCTTAAGGACCCGTTCAGTCAAGGATGTCAGCCTAATTACTTTATTTCAGCTTTCCGCAGGAGTCTTTTTGTGGATAATTTACGGGATTTATCGCAAAGATCCGATAATAATATTGGCAAACGCAGTAACCTTGCTGACTTTGTCTTGGCTAATATTTTTATACTTTAAATTCGGTTTACCGAAAAAAGAAAGAGATTGA
- the rfbA gene encoding glucose-1-phosphate thymidylyltransferase RfbA has translation MKGIILAGGKATRLYPMTKSICKQMLPIYDKPMIYYPLSVLMLAGIKDILIISTLKDIPLFKDLLGDGRSLGIKLSYQAQLEPKGIAQSFIIAEEFIGGDNVCLILGDNIFYGQNLTELLQRMAKLKEGAIIFSYYVKDPQRYGVLEFNKKCKVISIEEKPRKPKSNWVVSGLYFYDNNVVKIAKKVRPSARGELEITAVNNEYIKAQKLKVEFLGRGHAWLDTGTSKSLIDASIFIKIIEERQGLKIGCIEEVAYQMGYINNKQLTLLAESIPNGYGEYLKSLV, from the coding sequence GTGAAAGGTATAATTTTAGCTGGAGGTAAAGCCACCCGGCTTTATCCGATGACCAAAAGCATCTGCAAACAGATGCTGCCGATTTATGATAAACCGATGATCTACTATCCTTTATCCGTCTTAATGCTTGCCGGAATAAAGGATATTCTGATAATTTCAACCCTAAAAGACATCCCGTTATTCAAAGACTTGCTTGGCGATGGCCGTAGTTTAGGAATTAAGCTTTCTTACCAAGCCCAGCTTGAGCCAAAAGGAATTGCCCAGAGTTTTATCATTGCCGAAGAGTTTATCGGAGGCGATAATGTGTGCCTTATCCTAGGAGATAATATATTTTACGGCCAGAATCTTACGGAATTACTGCAGCGAATGGCTAAATTAAAAGAAGGGGCGATAATTTTTAGTTATTATGTTAAAGATCCTCAGCGTTATGGTGTGCTTGAATTTAACAAGAAATGCAAGGTAATCTCAATTGAAGAGAAACCAAGAAAACCAAAATCTAATTGGGTAGTCTCAGGTTTATATTTTTACGATAATAATGTGGTTAAAATTGCCAAAAAGGTCAGGCCTTCGGCAAGAGGTGAGCTGGAAATTACGGCAGTGAATAATGAATATATAAAGGCGCAAAAGCTTAAAGTTGAATTCCTTGGCCGCGGCCATGCCTGGCTTGATACCGGAACGAGTAAATCGTTAATTGACGCTTCAATCTTTATCAAGATAATTGAGGAGAGGCAGGGGTTAAAGATCGGTTGTATCGAAGAGGTTGCCTACCAGATGGGCTATATAAATAATAAACAGCTAACTCTGCTAGCCGAGAGCATACCTAATGGTTACGGAGAATACTTAAAAAGTTTAGTTTAA
- a CDS encoding sugar nucleotide-binding protein: MNKKILILGKGFIGERLQKELGCMIDGSMINCFSDAENLIKKYNPKIIINCISITGSRCVDDCERKKNQALLANSFVPVMLAEAALRRNIKLVHISSGCIFNFDYKKDKPIKEQGQDYYLELFYSRSKIYSERAIEILSKKYNILILRIRIPLLNAKHPKNILDKLIKYKKVINIPNSVTYIPDFIQAVKHLIKIDACGVYNVVNKGALGYPRLMQIYQKYVPSFKFKVVDFKKLGLARTNLLLSTAKLEKTGFKVRNIDLVLEECVKEYIKS, translated from the coding sequence ATGAATAAGAAAATTCTGATTTTGGGAAAAGGTTTTATCGGAGAGAGGCTGCAAAAGGAACTAGGCTGTATGATTGACGGCTCAATGATAAACTGTTTTAGCGATGCAGAGAATTTAATAAAAAAATATAATCCAAAAATAATTATTAATTGTATTAGCATTACCGGCAGCCGATGCGTAGATGATTGCGAGAGGAAAAAAAACCAGGCCTTACTGGCAAATAGTTTTGTTCCGGTAATGCTTGCTGAGGCGGCATTGCGCAGGAATATAAAATTAGTGCATATTAGCAGTGGCTGTATATTTAATTTTGATTATAAGAAAGATAAGCCGATAAAAGAGCAAGGCCAGGATTATTATCTGGAACTTTTTTATAGCCGCAGCAAGATCTATTCAGAAAGAGCAATTGAGATACTTTCTAAAAAATATAATATTCTGATCTTGCGCATTAGGATACCTCTACTCAATGCCAAGCATCCGAAAAATATCTTGGATAAGCTTATAAAATATAAAAAGGTAATTAATATCCCTAATTCGGTAACTTATATTCCCGATTTCATCCAGGCGGTTAAACACCTGATAAAAATTGACGCCTGTGGTGTCTATAATGTAGTGAATAAAGGCGCTTTAGGTTATCCCAGGCTCATGCAGATTTATCAAAAATATGTGCCTTCATTTAAATTTAAAGTAGTCGATTTTAAAAAATTGGGGTTAGCCCGGACCAATTTGCTTCTATCTACAGCCAAATTAGAAAAAACTGGTTTTAAAGTCAGAAACATCGATTTAGTTTTAGAAGAATGCGTAAAAGAGTACATAAAATCTTAG
- the rfbB gene encoding dTDP-glucose 4,6-dehydratase has protein sequence MRKRVHKILVTGGAGFIGSAFVRLLTKDASFEVIVIDKLTYAGDLKRLENIDKRGLSLKGAVPFYQANICNKKWMERIFLEEKPQIVVHFAAESHVDRSINDATAFIETNIKGTQIIMDASRKFGIKKFIFISTDEVYGEITNGKFDEDSPIKPNSPYAASKAAADLLVQSYIRTYEFPAIIIRPSNNYGPWQYPEKLIPLAILRIIEGGKVPVYGKGLNVREWLYVDDCAKGILAIMNKGTLGEVYNLGSNQKSRNIDTVKLLLKALGVSQKRFEFVKDRLGHDLRYSLDSKKLYKKIRWRPAVKFAQGLKYTVAWSFSHQSWLESKLKDINRLYN, from the coding sequence ATGCGTAAAAGAGTACATAAAATCTTAGTTACCGGTGGCGCCGGTTTTATCGGAAGCGCTTTTGTAAGGTTGTTGACGAAGGATGCTTCCTTTGAGGTTATTGTTATTGATAAGCTTACTTACGCTGGCGACCTTAAGCGGCTTGAAAATATCGATAAAAGGGGACTGTCCCTGAAGGGGGCTGTCCCCTTTTATCAAGCCAATATCTGCAATAAAAAATGGATGGAGAGGATTTTTTTAGAAGAGAAGCCGCAGATCGTTGTCCATTTTGCTGCTGAATCGCATGTTGACCGCAGTATCAATGATGCCACTGCATTTATCGAAACTAATATTAAAGGTACGCAGATTATTATGGATGCCAGCCGTAAATTCGGCATAAAAAAATTTATTTTTATTTCTACTGATGAGGTTTATGGAGAGATTACTAATGGTAAGTTTGATGAGGATTCCCCAATTAAACCTAACAGCCCCTATGCGGCTTCTAAAGCGGCAGCAGATCTGTTGGTGCAGTCATATATTAGGACTTATGAATTTCCCGCGATAATTATTCGGCCTTCAAATAATTACGGCCCTTGGCAGTATCCAGAGAAGTTGATTCCGCTTGCAATCTTAAGAATTATAGAAGGAGGCAAGGTTCCTGTTTATGGTAAGGGGCTAAATGTCCGCGAATGGCTTTATGTTGATGATTGCGCAAAAGGAATCCTGGCGATTATGAATAAAGGAACTCTGGGAGAGGTTTATAATTTAGGCAGTAACCAGAAAAGCAGGAATATCGATACGGTAAAACTCTTGTTGAAGGCCTTGGGAGTCAGCCAAAAAAGATTTGAATTTGTTAAAGACCGCCTTGGCCATGATCTAAGATATAGTTTGGATTCTAAAAAGCTTTATAAAAAAATCAGATGGCGCCCTGCTGTCAAGTTTGCCCAAGGCCTTAAATATACTGTTGCATGGTCGTTTAGCCATCAATCCTGGCTTGAGAGTAAGTTAAAAGATATTAATAGGCTATATAATTAG
- a CDS encoding NAD-dependent epimerase/dehydratase family protein yields MSVVIVTGSCGLIGSETVSFFAQKGFDVVGIDNNMRKSFFGQDGSILWNKKRLEKLYKNYRHYSVDIRSKNKIYAIFKKYGRDIVLVVHAAAQPSHDWAAKDPIIDFNVNAVGTLVLLEALRRFCPQSVFIFTSTNKVYGDTPNRLPLIEKEKRFEIASDHKYYNGIDETMSVDNCLHSVFGASKLAADIMTQEYGRYFHLKTGVFRGGCLTGPAHSGAELHGFLSYLVKCAVIKRKYKVYGYKGKQVRDNIHSFDLVNAFYHYFKNPRCGEVYNIGGGRFANVSVLEAIERCEKLTGEKFSYEYIDTNRIGDHIWWVSNVSKFQSHYPDWQYKFGIEKTIKEIYQAQKELI; encoded by the coding sequence ATGTCCGTTGTCATTGTGACTGGTTCTTGCGGTTTGATTGGTTCTGAGACGGTAAGTTTTTTTGCTCAAAAAGGTTTTGATGTCGTTGGAATAGATAATAATATGCGCAAAAGCTTTTTTGGCCAGGATGGATCGATCCTTTGGAATAAAAAGCGGCTGGAGAAATTGTACAAAAATTACCGCCATTATTCAGTAGATATCCGCAGCAAAAATAAAATTTACGCTATATTCAAAAAGTATGGCCGAGATATCGTTTTAGTCGTGCATGCGGCAGCCCAGCCATCCCATGATTGGGCGGCAAAAGACCCAATAATAGATTTTAACGTAAACGCAGTTGGAACTTTAGTTTTACTTGAGGCTTTGCGCCGGTTTTGCCCGCAATCAGTTTTTATTTTTACTTCGACGAATAAAGTTTACGGCGATACTCCTAACCGCCTGCCTCTAATTGAAAAAGAAAAACGTTTTGAAATAGCCAGTGATCATAAATATTACAATGGTATTGATGAAACAATGAGTGTTGATAATTGTTTGCATTCGGTTTTTGGCGCCTCTAAGCTTGCAGCAGATATTATGACGCAGGAATATGGACGGTATTTTCATCTCAAGACTGGAGTATTCAGGGGAGGCTGCCTCACTGGCCCGGCTCATTCAGGAGCAGAACTGCATGGATTCCTGTCATACCTGGTTAAGTGTGCTGTAATAAAACGTAAATATAAAGTTTACGGGTATAAGGGTAAGCAGGTCAGGGATAATATTCATTCATTTGATTTGGTTAATGCGTTTTATCATTATTTCAAGAATCCTCGCTGCGGAGAAGTTTATAATATTGGCGGTGGAAGGTTTGCCAATGTTTCGGTACTGGAAGCAATAGAGAGGTGTGAGAAGTTAACCGGTGAAAAGTTTAGTTATGAGTATATCGATACTAACCGTATCGGTGACCATATCTGGTGGGTTAGTAATGTTTCTAAGTTTCAGTCACATTATCCCGATTGGCAGTATAAGTTTGGTATTGAAAAGACAATCAAAGAAATTTACCAAGCCCAAAAGGAGTTGATATGA
- a CDS encoding GDP-mannose 4,6-dehydratase — MKYKALLITGGAGFIGSNLAVDFKQKYPKLKVYALDNLKRRGSEQNISRLKENGVNFIHADIRNPEDLVLDFNFDLMIECSAEPSVMAGIDNPPYIINTNLVGTLNCLELCRKQKADIIFLSTSRVYPYKAINKIKTIETGTRFEWEPEQDIFGWSEDGINEDFTIGGPKTLYGATKLSSELLLQEYIANYGLKGVINRCGVIAGPWQFGKVDQGVFTYWMLAHYFKQPLKYIGFGGKGKQVRDLLHVNDLFNLIDIEVFELSKISGNVYNVGGGREVNLSLYEITKLCQQITGNKIKITSDANTRPGDISIYLSDNSKVTKELGWKPRRTAKLVLTDIYSWIRKSFKNYR; from the coding sequence ATGAAATATAAAGCTTTATTGATTACCGGGGGAGCCGGTTTCATCGGCAGCAATCTGGCAGTTGATTTTAAACAAAAATATCCAAAGCTTAAAGTTTATGCTTTGGATAACCTTAAACGCCGGGGAAGCGAACAAAATATAAGCCGCTTAAAAGAAAACGGGGTTAACTTTATTCACGCCGATATCAGGAATCCCGAAGATTTAGTTCTGGATTTTAACTTTGATTTAATGATTGAGTGTTCTGCTGAGCCTTCAGTTATGGCAGGCATCGATAATCCTCCTTATATTATAAACACTAATTTAGTCGGCACTCTTAATTGCCTGGAGCTATGCCGTAAGCAGAAGGCGGATATTATTTTTCTTTCTACCAGCAGAGTTTATCCTTACAAAGCCATAAACAAAATTAAAACAATTGAAACTGGCACTCGTTTTGAATGGGAGCCAGAACAGGATATTTTTGGTTGGTCAGAAGATGGTATAAATGAAGATTTTACGATTGGCGGCCCCAAAACTTTATATGGAGCAACTAAGCTTTCTTCAGAGTTACTCTTGCAGGAATACATAGCTAATTATGGTTTAAAGGGAGTAATCAATCGTTGCGGGGTAATTGCCGGGCCTTGGCAATTTGGTAAGGTTGACCAGGGAGTGTTTACTTATTGGATGCTGGCGCATTATTTCAAACAGCCGCTTAAGTATATTGGTTTTGGAGGTAAGGGTAAACAAGTGCGTGATCTTTTGCATGTGAATGACCTGTTTAACTTAATTGATATTGAGGTATTTGAGCTTTCTAAGATAAGCGGCAATGTCTATAATGTCGGGGGAGGCAGGGAAGTGAATCTTTCTTTATATGAGATAACTAAACTTTGCCAGCAAATTACCGGTAATAAGATAAAAATTACCAGCGATGCAAACACCCGTCCGGGTGATATCTCAATTTATTTAAGTGATAATAGTAAGGTCACAAAAGAGTTAGGCTGGAAACCCAGGAGAACCGCTAAATTGGTTTTAACTGATATTTATAGTTGGATTCGTAAATCTTTTAAGAATTATAGATGA
- a CDS encoding C1 family peptidase — MRFSLGCLKDPKDSRDIPMGLVLPVVSIPVSFDYTKAMSPVRDQGNEGTCVAFASVSGVKEFQDKKEYHKLIRLSPRFLYNLCKRFDGAPSEEGTYPRIAMKVLLNYGVCKESFWPYAPQQRSLPLKGANLNAKKFKIKAYARIKSLLEMKRSLLVNGPFLAGVKVFRSWFTKKVEEEGFINMPKRNEEPVGGHAICICGYDDKLGIFKFKNSWGLNWADQGYGYLPYGYMKKYCSDAWSATDLIEDPKTLVKSLKG; from the coding sequence ATGAGATTTTCGCTTGGTTGCCTTAAGGATCCAAAAGATTCACGCGATATACCGATGGGATTGGTTTTGCCGGTGGTTTCTATCCCGGTAAGCTTTGATTATACTAAAGCAATGAGCCCGGTAAGGGACCAGGGGAATGAAGGTACTTGTGTTGCGTTTGCTTCCGTCAGCGGGGTTAAGGAATTTCAGGATAAAAAAGAGTACCATAAGCTAATCAGGCTTTCTCCGCGTTTTCTTTATAATTTGTGTAAAAGATTCGATGGCGCTCCATCCGAAGAAGGCACATATCCGCGTATCGCAATGAAAGTGTTATTGAATTATGGGGTATGTAAGGAATCATTTTGGCCTTATGCTCCGCAACAGAGAAGCCTTCCATTAAAAGGCGCCAATCTTAATGCAAAAAAGTTTAAGATTAAAGCTTATGCCCGAATTAAATCGTTGCTTGAGATGAAGCGTAGTTTATTAGTAAACGGCCCTTTCTTGGCGGGGGTAAAGGTATTCAGATCCTGGTTTACTAAAAAGGTAGAGGAGGAAGGTTTTATCAATATGCCTAAGCGCAATGAAGAGCCGGTGGGAGGTCATGCTATCTGTATCTGCGGCTATGATGATAAGTTGGGTATTTTTAAGTTTAAAAATTCCTGGGGCCTAAATTGGGCGGATCAAGGCTATGGGTATCTGCCGTATGGATATATGAAGAAATACTGTAGTGATGCCTGGAGTGCTACAGATTTGATTGAAGATCCGAAAACTTTGGTAAAATCGTTAAAGGGCTAG
- a CDS encoding FAD-dependent oxidoreductase, with protein sequence MPALEKLHQLGLANGVGGLRLIGKEEINSLQSQISGIAALYSPETGIIDSHKLMSCLVDLAKEQGVVIAYNSDFLRSTRKGDSYELVIKNGADELSLTAKTVINSGGLDSDIVAQNSGFNLGQDRYNIHYCKGQYFRLNSAKAKVLKMLVYPVPKPTSGGLGVHATVDLAGGVRLGPDDEYLKSRIQDYSVDPLDSAKFYDSAQKFIPFISKDDLYADTAGIRPKLQEPGGDFRDFVISDEADKGFGGFINLIGIESPGLTASLAISAYVKDKVSQYF encoded by the coding sequence ATCCCTGCTCTTGAAAAACTACATCAACTTGGGTTAGCAAATGGAGTTGGAGGATTGCGCCTTATAGGTAAGGAAGAAATTAACAGCCTCCAGTCGCAGATTTCTGGGATAGCAGCATTGTATTCTCCGGAAACCGGCATTATTGATTCCCATAAATTAATGTCTTGTTTAGTTGATTTAGCTAAGGAGCAGGGGGTAGTGATTGCGTATAATTCTGATTTTTTGCGTTCTACTAGAAAAGGTGACAGCTACGAATTAGTTATTAAGAATGGGGCTGATGAGCTGAGTTTAACAGCCAAAACCGTTATTAATTCTGGGGGACTTGATTCTGATATTGTGGCGCAGAATTCGGGTTTTAATTTAGGGCAGGATCGCTATAATATTCATTATTGTAAGGGCCAGTATTTTCGCCTGAATAGCGCCAAGGCTAAGGTTTTAAAAATGTTAGTTTATCCTGTACCAAAGCCAACTAGTGGGGGCTTGGGGGTGCATGCAACTGTTGATTTGGCAGGCGGTGTACGTTTGGGCCCTGATGATGAATATTTAAAGTCACGCATTCAGGATTATTCGGTTGATCCTTTGGATAGCGCAAAGTTTTATGATTCAGCTCAGAAGTTTATTCCTTTTATTTCCAAAGATGATCTTTATGCCGATACTGCTGGCATACGCCCTAAGCTTCAGGAGCCAGGAGGAGATTTTAGGGATTTTGTGATTTCTGATGAAGCGGATAAGGGGTTTGGCGGTTTTATTAATTTAATAGGGATTGAATCCCCCGGCCTTACTGCTTCGCTAGCAATATCAGCTTATGTGAAAGATAAGGTTTCGCAATATTTTTAA
- the rfbF gene encoding glucose-1-phosphate cytidylyltransferase: MKIVILAGGLGSRLSEETDLKPKPMVEIGEKPILWHIMKIYSHYGFNDFIICLGYKGYMIKEYFANYFIHSSDVTIDLGKNKVEVLGSKAEPWKVTLIDTGIKTMTGGRIKRVQKYIGDETFMLTYGDGVMDIDLKKLLEFHKKKSAYATVSATQPYARFGALDLDSNHNVLSFHEKPTGDGVWVNGGFFILEPEVFKYIKDDSSVWEREALEKLSKEKQLNAYKHTGFWKCMDTLRDKRELEQLWQAQKAPWKVWE, translated from the coding sequence TTGAAGATAGTAATTTTAGCTGGTGGCCTTGGTTCCAGGTTAAGTGAAGAAACTGATTTAAAGCCTAAGCCCATGGTTGAGATTGGAGAGAAACCAATTCTTTGGCATATCATGAAAATTTATTCTCATTATGGTTTTAATGATTTTATAATCTGTTTAGGTTATAAAGGGTATATGATCAAAGAATATTTTGCCAATTATTTTATCCATTCTTCGGATGTAACCATAGATTTAGGCAAGAACAAAGTGGAAGTTCTAGGATCGAAAGCTGAGCCCTGGAAGGTTACACTTATTGACACAGGCATAAAAACAATGACTGGAGGCAGAATCAAGCGTGTCCAGAAATATATCGGTGATGAAACGTTTATGTTGACCTATGGCGATGGGGTGATGGATATCGATTTAAAAAAACTCCTGGAATTTCATAAGAAAAAGTCAGCTTATGCTACGGTTTCCGCTACTCAGCCATATGCTAGGTTTGGAGCTTTGGATCTAGATAGTAACCACAATGTTTTGTCTTTTCATGAAAAACCTACCGGCGATGGAGTATGGGTTAACGGCGGGTTTTTTATTTTAGAGCCGGAGGTATTTAAATATATTAAAGATGATAGTAGTGTGTGGGAGAGAGAAGCATTGGAAAAATTGTCTAAGGAAAAGCAGCTTAACGCGTATAAGCACACTGGTTTTTGGAAATGTATGGATACGCTTAGGGATAAGCGAGAGTTGGAGCAGCTTTGGCAGGCGCAAAAGGCGCCCTGGAAAGTCTGGGAATGA
- a CDS encoding SIS domain-containing protein has protein sequence MKKFFDSYQGRLSNCMQSYDWSTVERLAQKISSAQEEDRHIFLCGNGGSAANAIHIANDFLCLRSKGKGAKVVALPANQAILTCLANDTGYENIFASQLEQLGGTGDILIALSGSGNSSNILKAIAAAKKMGILTCAILGFDGGKCLSLVDIPIHFAVKDMQIAEDLQLIVGHMLMQWFKKGPSNG, from the coding sequence ATTAAAAAGTTTTTTGATAGTTATCAGGGCCGTCTGAGTAATTGCATGCAATCTTATGACTGGTCAACTGTTGAGCGGCTTGCTCAAAAAATATCTTCTGCTCAAGAGGAGGACAGGCATATATTTTTATGCGGCAATGGCGGAAGTGCTGCCAATGCCATACATATTGCTAACGATTTTCTCTGCTTGCGGTCAAAAGGTAAGGGCGCAAAAGTTGTAGCTTTACCGGCAAACCAGGCTATTTTAACCTGTTTAGCCAATGATACCGGATATGAGAATATCTTTGCATCGCAATTGGAGCAATTAGGCGGCACCGGCGACATTCTCATTGCCCTTTCTGGAAGCGGGAACTCTTCAAATATCTTAAAAGCAATAGCTGCTGCTAAAAAAATGGGTATTTTAACCTGCGCGATATTAGGATTTGACGGAGGTAAATGTTTAAGCTTGGTGGATATTCCAATTCACTTTGCGGTTAAAGATATGCAAATTGCAGAAGATCTGCAACTAATAGTAGGGCATATGTTGATGCAGTGGTTTAAGAAAGGCCCGTCTAATGGCTGA
- a CDS encoding GDP-mannose 4,6-dehydratase → MAEQAKKLVVIGSNSFSGSSFVAYCLSLGIDVLGISRSQELPDVFLPYKWGDITKLGSFKFEKLDLNNDTDKIADVIYKFHPEYVVNFAAQAMVAQSWEHPEHWYQTNVVGNVKLHDKIRKFDFLKRYVHVSTPEVYGNCTGKITESTPFNPSTPYAASRAACDLHLRTFFNQYKFPVVFTRAANVYGPAQQLYRIIPRTIFCIKIGKKLQLHGGGHSTRSFIHIRDVATATLKIAQNGVSGEAYHISTDLHISIRGLVEMICKMMKVDFTKLVEIVDDRPGKDAAYLLDSSKLRKELAWADTISLEDGIGETISWVNDNFTELKKQPFEYIHKE, encoded by the coding sequence ATGGCTGAGCAGGCTAAAAAGTTAGTGGTGATAGGAAGTAATTCTTTTTCCGGTTCAAGTTTTGTAGCATACTGCCTTTCTTTAGGGATAGATGTGCTGGGGATAAGCCGCTCCCAAGAACTTCCCGATGTGTTTTTACCATATAAATGGGGGGATATAACTAAATTAGGTTCATTTAAGTTTGAGAAGCTTGATTTAAATAATGATACAGATAAGATTGCCGATGTTATTTATAAGTTTCATCCGGAATATGTTGTGAATTTTGCCGCGCAGGCTATGGTGGCCCAGAGCTGGGAACATCCGGAACATTGGTATCAGACTAATGTTGTCGGCAATGTTAAGCTGCATGACAAAATCAGAAAATTTGATTTTTTAAAAAGGTATGTTCATGTTTCCACTCCGGAAGTATACGGTAATTGCACCGGCAAAATTACCGAGTCAACGCCGTTTAATCCCAGTACGCCTTATGCTGCTTCTAGGGCCGCTTGCGATTTACACCTGCGGACTTTTTTCAATCAGTATAAGTTTCCGGTAGTTTTTACGCGCGCAGCCAATGTTTATGGGCCAGCTCAACAGCTATACAGAATAATACCCAGGACTATTTTTTGTATCAAGATTGGAAAAAAATTACAATTGCATGGCGGAGGGCACTCAACGCGTTCTTTTATCCATATTCGGGATGTGGCGACAGCTACCTTGAAAATTGCTCAAAACGGAGTTTCAGGCGAGGCCTATCACATATCCACTGATTTGCATATTTCCATAAGAGGTTTGGTAGAGATGATTTGTAAAATGATGAAGGTAGATTTTACAAAACTTGTAGAAATCGTAGATGATCGCCCCGGTAAGGATGCAGCATATTTGTTGGATAGCAGTAAGCTGCGCAAAGAATTAGCCTGGGCAGATACTATTAGCTTGGAAGACGGCATAGGCGAAACTATTAGTTGGGTAAATGATAATTTTACAGAATTAAAAAAACAACCGTTTGAATATATTCATAAGGAGTAA
- a CDS encoding PfkB family carbohydrate kinase, translating to MLSAKKNILFKDAPRVFSKLKREGKKIVHCHGTFDLLHPGHIIHFEEAKALGDILVVTITAEKHVNKGPGRPYFNDELRVKYLASLEYIDYVVVVPFAAAKEAIECVQAQIYCKGKEYEDPQNDVTGNINDDIQAVERLGGQVRYVGSVVFSSTKLLNNHFEVHPPGMKDFCKKLAKKYSPKKFREIVDGFSDLKVLVIGDIIFDRYSSVKVQGLTSKNRIISTRFLSEDIQAGGALAVFRHVKQFAPNIKFISLVGTEEWVEPTLSRYISSDEDEIIRSPDFTTIIKQRFVEPLSEGKELSKLFAINVIEEQYVNEKILSLTCDIINSHIKDYDLVIVMDFGHGFMQEKVRELVQKKSSFLALNCQTNSYNYGFNIIDKQYQRVDSFSLDETELTLACGKRNLDFSEELKKLQLRLSAGYGWLTRGATDTIGIKSGHPECECMPFEKSVVDAVGAGDAFCSVASLAAVKNLPIELATFMGQLAGAQAVRIIGNADSIKKDKFLKGGMTLLSF from the coding sequence ATGCTTAGTGCAAAGAAAAACATTCTTTTTAAAGATGCGCCACGTGTGTTTTCTAAGCTCAAAAGAGAAGGTAAAAAGATTGTTCATTGTCATGGAACATTTGACCTTCTTCATCCAGGCCATATTATTCATTTTGAAGAAGCAAAGGCTTTGGGCGATATATTGGTAGTAACGATTACCGCAGAGAAACATGTTAACAAGGGTCCAGGGCGCCCGTATTTTAATGATGAGCTTAGAGTTAAATATTTGGCTTCTTTAGAATACATTGATTATGTGGTGGTTGTTCCTTTTGCCGCCGCCAAGGAGGCAATAGAATGCGTCCAGGCCCAGATTTATTGCAAAGGTAAAGAGTATGAAGATCCCCAAAATGACGTAACTGGGAATATCAATGATGATATTCAGGCTGTGGAACGTTTAGGTGGACAGGTGCGCTATGTGGGTTCGGTAGTGTTTAGTTCAACCAAGCTGCTTAATAACCATTTTGAAGTTCATCCGCCTGGGATGAAAGATTTCTGTAAAAAGTTGGCGAAAAAATATTCACCTAAAAAATTCCGGGAGATAGTGGATGGATTTAGCGATCTAAAAGTTTTAGTTATTGGAGATATTATTTTTGACCGGTATTCTTCAGTCAAGGTGCAGGGCCTGACTTCAAAAAACCGCATTATTTCCACAAGGTTTTTATCCGAAGATATACAGGCAGGAGGGGCGCTGGCGGTTTTTCGCCATGTAAAACAATTTGCTCCTAATATTAAGTTTATTAGTTTAGTGGGTACAGAAGAGTGGGTTGAGCCGACATTATCCAGGTATATAAGTTCAGATGAAGATGAAATAATCCGTAGCCCGGATTTTACTACGATTATCAAGCAGCGTTTTGTCGAGCCGCTTTCCGAAGGCAAAGAATTATCCAAATTATTTGCGATTAATGTAATAGAGGAGCAATATGTAAACGAAAAAATCTTATCTCTAACTTGTGACATTATAAATAGCCATATAAAAGATTATGATTTGGTTATTGTGATGGATTTTGGACATGGTTTTATGCAGGAGAAAGTACGCGAACTTGTCCAAAAGAAGTCATCGTTTCTTGCCCTTAATTGCCAGACCAATAGTTATAATTACGGTTTTAATATAATCGATAAACAATATCAACGCGTAGATTCATTTTCATTGGATGAGACAGAGTTAACTTTGGCCTGTGGTAAGCGTAATCTTGATTTTTCTGAAGAGTTAAAAAAGTTACAGCTCAGATTATCCGCTGGCTACGGCTGGTTAACCCGTGGCGCCACGGATACGATTGGAATAAAAAGCGGGCATCCGGAATGTGAATGCATGCCTTTTGAAAAATCTGTAGTTGATGCCGTGGGTGCCGGTGACGCATTTTGTTCCGTAGCTTCTTTGGCGGCTGTAAAAAATTTACCGATAGAATTAGCTACTTTTATGGGCCAACTTGCGGGAGCGCAGGCGGTGCGCATTATCGGCAATGCGGATTCAATCAAAAAAGATAAATTCTTAAAAGGCGGAATGACTTTACTTAGTTTCTAA